From a single Octopus sinensis linkage group LG5, ASM634580v1, whole genome shotgun sequence genomic region:
- the LOC115212156 gene encoding uncharacterized protein LOC115212156, with the protein MLLVDASDSGIGGVLQQLVDGIWQPLSFFSKRLKPAETKYSTFSRELLAAYLAVKHFRHMLEGTNFAIYTDHKPLVYAFNTKPDRHSPREIRHLDFISQYTTDIRHIKWTTNVAADALSRAQINAIHTTSTIDLARIAADQENDEELLKLRNSSSLKFQHVPLPSSTSHIWCDISTGYQRPYVPQKYRREVFSALHSLSHPGIRSTQKLISTRFVWTSINKDIREWTKCCVACQKAKFHRHIKSPIGSFSQPDARFQHVHIDIVGPLPPSQNYSYLLTCEELGYTPAELVYGTTLTLPGQMIEPVSQNFPDPQQYVHQLRTSMSQLSPSGPRQQNVVSRVPKEINTWTHVFVRNDGIPSQLRPPYSGPYKVIKREPKYFVLDIGGKRNTVSIDRLKKAFIEEDLHSVPSFPQTDSAAPANTTDSAQPRHTKSGRTVRWPARFVQVFRVSSELLTYPSS; encoded by the exons ATGTTACTCGTTGATGCATCCGATTCCGGAATCGGAGGTGTGCTACAACAGCTTGTTGACGGTATATGGCAaccgttgtctttcttttctaagcGGTTAAAACCCGCGGAAACCAAATACAGCACATTCAGTCGGGAATTATTGGCGGCATACCTGGCCGTTAAGCATTTCCGTCATATGCTAGAAGGTACCAATTTTGCCATATACACCGACCACAAGCCATTAGTATACGCATTTAACACCAAACCAGATCGCCATTCGCCAAGAGAAATCCGCCACCTCGACTTCATATCGCAGTACACGACGGATATACGCCACATCAAATGGACGACCAACGTGGCAGCCGATGCACTTTCACGTGCGCAGATCAATGCTATCCACACCACGTCTACAATTGATCTGGCACGTATAGCAGCTGACCAGGAGAATGACGAAGAACTTCTAAAGCTCCGGAATTCGTCATCTCTGAAATTTCAGCATGTTCCGCTACCATCATCCACATCCCATATTTGGTGTGATATTTCCACTGGTTACCAACGCCCTTATGTACCACAGAAATATCGTCGAGAAGTTTTCTCCGCTCTACATTCTCTGTCACATCCTGGTATTCGCTCCACTCAAAAGCTAATATCGACCCGTTTTGTGTGGACCAGTATCAACAAGGATATCAGAGAATGGACCAAGTGCTGTGTTGCGTGCCAAAAAGCGAAATTCcaccggcacataaaatcaccaatcgGTTCATTTTCGCAGCCCGACGCACGATTTCAGCACGTTCACATTGATATCGTTGGACCCCTGCCACCTTCGCAGAACTATTCATATTTGCTAACTTGC GAAGAACTGGGATATACTCCGGCCGAACTCGTTTATGGCACAACACTCACCTTACCTGGGCAGATGATCGAACCTGTTTCACAAAACTTCCCTGacccacaacaatatgtgcaccaATTACGGACATCCATGTCGCAGTTATCACCTTCAGGCCCCAGACAACAGAACGTCGTTTCACGTGTCCCAAAAGAGATCAACACATGGACTCATGTCTTCGTGAGGAATGATGGGATACCCTCTCAACTTCGACCACCATATTCCGGGCCCTACAAGGTCATCAAAAGAGAACCCAAGTATTTCGTCCTCGATATTGGAGGTAAACGAAATACGGTCTCGATTGATCGTTTAAAAAAAGCTTTCATCGAGGAGGACTTACATTCAGTCCCCTCTTTTCCTCAAACAGACTCAGCAGCTCCAGCGAACACCACAGATTCTGCACAACCCCGACACACCAAATCAGGAAGAACAGTTCGATGGCCAGCAAGGTTTGTGCAAGTTTTTCGGGTAAGTTCTGAACTCCTAACGTATCCATCTTCCTAA
- the LOC115212157 gene encoding uncharacterized protein LOC115212157, with product MNLPEQNPAANIDTAFQAAISLKIPPFWTHDPTLWFHHIEAQFASHRILSDAARLSHVIGSLSPEITNVIRDLIMAPPGSVSYEVFKTTLINRTSESQQKRLHQLLMSEELGDKTPSQLLRRMKQLLGDETLPEKIFKQLFLQRLPSNTQVVLASTRENTSLEELAELADKIAEVPHKYPTVSTVTPAAPSTNPFRAQTSSSEISDLCALMTQQAAQIQILRAQIQALKFSPQRRSTSRSRRDGRRSRSPSATRNSHDTCWYHRTFGTWAQKCTVPCSFSSPSSGNGTARN from the coding sequence ATGAATCTCCCGGAACAAAATCCAGCGGCCAACATCGACACGGCATTCCAAGCGGCGATCTCGTTAAAAATTCCACCATTCTGGACCCACGACCCGACATTGTGGTTTCACCATATAGAGGCACAGTTTGCCTCTCACAGAATATTGAGCGATGCGGCTCGACTTTCTCACGTTATCGGTTCTCTGTCACCAGAAATAACGAACGTAATACGTGACCTTATCATGGCACCACCCGGTTCTGTTTCATATGAAGTTTTTAAAACCACGTTAATAAACAGAACCTCAGAATCCCAACAAAAAAGACTTCACCAGCTTCTGATGTCGGAAGAATTGGGTGACAAAACGCCGTCCCAGCTTCTTCGGAGAATGAAACAGCTTCTCGGAGATGAGACGCTCCCAGAAAAAATTTTCAAGCAACTTTTTCTCCAGCGTCTGCCCTCCAATACCCAGGTTGTTCTCGCGTCTACCAGAGAAAACACATCCCTTGAAGAACTGGCGGAGCTAGCTGACAAAATAGCTGAAGTACCGCACAAATATCCAACGGTATCGACAGTGACGCCAGCCGCTCCCAGTACCAATCCTTTCCGTGCACAAACCAGTTCTTCCGAGATTTCGGATTTGTGTGCATTAATGACGCAGCAAGCTGCGCAAATACAAATCCTCAGAGCCCAAATACAAGCCCTAAAGTTTAGTCCCCAGCGTCGAAGCACCAGCCGATCTCGACGAGATGGCAGACGGTCCCGAAGCCCCAGTGCTACCCGCAACTCACATGACACGTGTTGGTACCACCGAACATTCGGAACATGGGCACAAAAATGTACGGTACCGTGCTCGTTTTCCTCACCCAGTTCGGGAAACGGCACAGCCAGGAATTGA